A window of the Aliivibrio salmonicida LFI1238 genome harbors these coding sequences:
- the rodA gene encoding rod shape-determining protein RodA, which produces MFNYRPRIDYPLLFAIFVLILLGSLTVWSASGFSEPMLQRHLIRAVMAIGCIVFMSAIPPLNYQRMTPFLYGLAVILLLGVILIGDSTNGSQRWLVIGPIRFQPSELVKVAIPLMVAWLLVVDAGRPDLKKIAICLLVTAVPASLIFIQPDLDGAIFTVIYALFVLYFAGMSWKIIGSFLGGLAITIPALWIFVMAAYQKKRVTQFLDPESDPLGAGYQIIQSLIAIGSGGLRGKGWMNATQGHLGFIPESHTDFIFSTYAEEWGFFGSVLLLGLYLFITGRVIWLACQCESPFNRLVSGAFALSFFLYAFINMGMVSGLLPVMGSPLPFFSYGGTAMITQGICFGIIMSLCLYKPYKTK; this is translated from the coding sequence ATGTTTAATTACAGACCACGTATCGATTACCCTTTATTGTTTGCTATATTTGTATTGATTTTACTCGGCTCTCTAACGGTATGGAGTGCTAGTGGATTCAGTGAGCCTATGTTACAGCGTCATCTTATCCGAGCAGTAATGGCGATTGGATGTATTGTTTTTATGTCCGCTATTCCTCCCTTGAATTACCAACGCATGACGCCTTTTTTATATGGCTTAGCAGTTATTCTTTTATTAGGTGTTATTCTGATTGGTGACAGTACAAATGGTTCTCAACGTTGGTTAGTTATTGGACCGATTCGTTTTCAACCCTCTGAACTGGTTAAGGTAGCAATACCACTGATGGTAGCTTGGCTTTTGGTTGTTGATGCCGGACGTCCTGATTTAAAAAAGATAGCTATTTGTTTGCTCGTAACTGCCGTCCCTGCCAGTTTGATTTTCATTCAACCCGATCTTGATGGGGCAATTTTCACCGTCATCTATGCCCTTTTTGTATTGTATTTTGCAGGCATGAGTTGGAAAATTATTGGTTCTTTTCTTGGCGGTCTCGCAATCACGATCCCCGCCTTATGGATTTTTGTTATGGCGGCTTACCAAAAGAAACGAGTCACCCAGTTTCTGGATCCTGAATCTGATCCTCTTGGTGCTGGTTACCAAATTATCCAATCACTGATTGCGATTGGCTCTGGTGGCTTACGTGGAAAAGGTTGGATGAACGCTACACAAGGACACCTTGGTTTCATTCCAGAAAGTCATACTGATTTCATTTTTTCAACTTACGCTGAAGAGTGGGGATTTTTTGGCAGTGTATTGTTGCTAGGACTGTATTTATTCATCACTGGTCGTGTCATTTGGCTGGCTTGTCAGTGTGAATCTCCCTTTAATCGATTGGTCAGTGGCGCATTTGCCCTTAGCTTCTTCCTTTATGCCTTTATTAATATGGGAATGGTCAGTGGATTGCTTCCTGTGATGGGAAGCCCATTGCCATTTTTTAGTTATGGGGGAACCGCGATGATAACCCAAGGGATCTGCTTTGGTATTATTATGTCACTTTGTCTTTATAAACCTTATAAGACTAAATAA
- a CDS encoding IS3 family transposase (programmed frameshift) gives MTKRPRKNYSASYKLEAAQLVTEQGYSITEASQAMNVSKSAMTNWVQQLKSELSGVMPTASLITPEQIEIRELKKKLARLEEHNEILKKGYGSVDVRLTEQFALIDKLRQSHSISILCETFGIHRSSYKYWKAKPRNIDREFLDLCSEVKEVYRCSNGSAGARSIAKMVSQRGMPLSRYRATKLMKLLNLVSTQIPKHSYKKANHESIIAPNLLKRQFDVKQPNKIWCGDVTYIWIGTRWAYLAVVIDLFSRKPIGWPLSLSPDSNLTSNALSMAYELRGKPLNVMYHSDQGCHYTSLKFKQKLWQYQIIQSMSRRGNCWDNSPMERFFRSLKSEWVPKNGYKSFAEAKHSITKYIIGYFSSTRPHQHNDGLPPNLAEQQY, from the exons ATGACAAAACGTCCAAGAAAGAACTATAGCGCGTCATACAAGTTAGAAGCAGCTCAGTTAGTCACCGAGCAAGGTTACTCAATTACTGAAGCTTCTCAAGCTATGAACGTAAGTAAATCAGCGATGACTAATTGGGTTCAACAGCTAAAAAGTGAATTAAGCGGAGTGATGCCAACGGCATCACTTATAACTCCCGAGCAAATAGAAATTCGTGAGTTAAAGAAAAAACTTGCTCGTCTTGAGGAGCATAATGAAATACTAAAAAAGG GCTACGGCTCTGTTGATGTCAGACTCACTGAACAATTCGCATTAATAGATAAACTCAGACAGAGCCACAGCATAAGTATTCTTTGTGAAACTTTTGGTATACATCGGAGTAGCTATAAGTATTGGAAGGCAAAACCAAGAAACATAGACCGTGAATTCTTAGACTTATGCTCGGAAGTTAAAGAGGTATATCGCTGTAGTAATGGTTCTGCAGGGGCGAGAAGTATAGCTAAAATGGTATCCCAGAGAGGGATGCCACTTAGTCGCTACCGTGCAACTAAGTTAATGAAATTACTCAACTTAGTAAGTACGCAAATACCGAAGCATAGCTATAAGAAAGCAAACCATGAAAGTATTATTGCTCCTAATTTATTGAAACGACAATTTGATGTTAAACAACCAAATAAAATTTGGTGCGGAGATGTGACTTACATTTGGATAGGTACAAGATGGGCTTATTTGGCTGTTGTTATTGACCTATTTTCACGAAAACCGATTGGTTGGCCATTATCACTTTCCCCAGATAGTAACCTTACAAGCAATGCGCTTTCAATGGCTTATGAGTTACGAGGAAAGCCATTAAATGTCATGTACCATAGCGATCAAGGCTGTCACTATACCAGTTTAAAATTCAAGCAGAAATTGTGGCAATATCAAATAATTCAGAGCATGAGTCGTCGTGGGAATTGTTGGGATAATAGCCCAATGGAAAGGTTTTTTAGAAGTTTAAAAAGTGAATGGGTTCCTAAGAATGGATATAAAAGTTTTGCTGAAGCAAAACATTCAATAACTAAATATATCATAGGTTATTTCAGCAGTACTAGGCCTCATCAGCACAATGATGGATTACCACCTAACCTTGCAGAGCAACAGTATTAG
- a CDS encoding DUF3297 family protein, translating to MNDAKSQPALPDHLSGNPRSPHHVAECFEHHIGIKLNDKERTDVEEYCISEGWVKIPSPKALDRRGQPLMITLKGKVEAFYK from the coding sequence ATGAACGACGCTAAATCGCAACCAGCTTTACCAGATCACCTTTCGGGCAATCCTCGTAGCCCACATCATGTGGCAGAATGCTTTGAACATCACATTGGTATTAAACTTAATGACAAAGAGCGTACTGATGTTGAAGAGTATTGCATTAGTGAAGGTTGGGTAAAAATCCCATCACCTAAAGCATTGGATCGTCGTGGTCAACCTCTTATGATCACATTGAAAGGTAAAGTTGAAGCTTTTTATAAATAA
- a CDS encoding DEAD/DEAH box helicase — MTTITTPANFTELGLITPLLARLTELEYQQPTPIQAQAIPSVLAGRDLIAGANTGSGKTATFALPILQQLHEDKPFSTKSGKGNYVTGLILVPTRELAKQVADSIKSYAVHFNGAIKTVAVFGGVSANTQMLALRGGTDILVATPGRLLDLISSNAIKLDKVKTLVLDEADRMLSLGFTEELSALLDLLPKQKQTLLFSATFPEQVQTLTQELLNDPIEIQVQSADASTLVQRVFTVNKGEKTALLAHLIKQNEWRQALIFVNAKNSCEHLADKLSKRGITAEVFHGDKGQGARTRILEAFKLGEIEVLIATNIAARGLDIEKLPVVINFDLPRSPSDYMHRIGRSGRAGEVGLALSLIDHEDYHHFKIIEKKNKIRLEREEVEGFEVDEAVSDSLSDVEKPMAKPEGTGKKKRKNRASADEDVWLRNY, encoded by the coding sequence ATGACCACTATCACAACGCCTGCCAACTTTACAGAACTTGGCCTTATTACACCTTTGTTAGCTCGATTAACTGAGCTGGAATATCAACAGCCAACGCCAATTCAAGCGCAAGCTATTCCAAGTGTATTGGCTGGGCGTGACTTAATTGCAGGGGCAAATACAGGTTCAGGTAAAACAGCAACGTTCGCACTGCCTATATTACAGCAGTTGCATGAAGATAAGCCTTTTAGCACTAAAAGTGGGAAAGGTAACTATGTTACTGGATTGATTTTAGTTCCGACTCGTGAATTGGCAAAACAAGTTGCTGACAGTATTAAATCTTATGCTGTGCATTTTAACGGTGCAATTAAAACCGTTGCTGTTTTTGGTGGCGTATCTGCAAATACTCAAATGCTGGCTTTACGTGGCGGCACTGATATTTTAGTAGCCACACCGGGTCGATTACTCGATCTTATTTCAAGTAATGCTATTAAGCTTGATAAAGTCAAAACATTAGTGCTTGATGAAGCCGATCGAATGTTAAGCCTTGGCTTTACTGAAGAGCTATCAGCGTTATTGGATTTATTACCAAAGCAAAAGCAGACGTTATTGTTTTCAGCGACTTTTCCTGAACAAGTACAAACATTAACTCAAGAACTGCTTAACGATCCTATTGAAATTCAAGTGCAAAGCGCAGATGCAAGTACTTTGGTACAGCGTGTTTTTACCGTTAATAAAGGTGAAAAAACCGCATTGCTAGCGCATTTGATCAAACAAAACGAATGGCGACAAGCACTTATCTTCGTTAATGCGAAAAATAGTTGTGAGCATTTAGCGGATAAACTGTCTAAACGTGGAATTACCGCTGAAGTATTTCATGGTGATAAAGGCCAAGGTGCGCGTACTCGTATACTTGAAGCATTTAAATTGGGTGAGATTGAAGTTTTAATTGCGACAAATATTGCTGCTCGTGGTTTAGATATCGAAAAACTACCGGTTGTTATTAATTTTGATTTGCCAAGAAGTCCATCAGATTATATGCACCGTATTGGTCGAAGTGGTCGTGCTGGGGAAGTTGGTTTAGCATTATCACTTATCGATCATGAAGATTACCATCACTTTAAAATCATCGAGAAGAAGAACAAAATTCGACTAGAACGTGAAGAAGTTGAAGGTTTTGAAGTCGATGAAGCAGTAAGTGATTCTTTATCAGACGTAGAAAAGCCGATGGCAAAACCTGAAGGCACTGGTAAGAAAAAACGTAAAAATAGAGCATCAGCAGATGAAGATGTTTGGTTGAGAAATTACTAA
- a CDS encoding DUF6933 domain-containing protein, translating to MFQFKCTKKVQDFIGITPSELKVIVPEKFALGNWFVHSFEEDNHNVLVFMEERTLFSFIIVGIQKEHIKTLRKHFLEGLCLQMKAEGVSIQTISAYAINDTVIQYTKTDSTNKVGIMNDLISLYQSRIEIEGGLSEIDVVDVAMKINRIPQSHLALTYVVKEFKLVLGEVTSQFH from the coding sequence ATGTTTCAATTTAAATGTACCAAAAAAGTTCAAGATTTTATTGGTATTACACCTAGTGAACTTAAGGTTATAGTGCCTGAGAAATTTGCATTAGGTAATTGGTTTGTGCATTCTTTTGAGGAAGATAATCATAATGTGTTGGTGTTTATGGAAGAGAGAACATTGTTCTCATTCATTATTGTCGGTATTCAAAAAGAACACATTAAAACGTTAAGAAAACACTTTCTGGAAGGGCTGTGTTTACAAATGAAAGCGGAAGGCGTTAGTATTCAAACCATTTCGGCATATGCGATTAATGACACGGTGATTCAATATACGAAAACAGACAGTACAAATAAGGTTGGTATAATGAATGATCTTATTTCTCTTTATCAATCGCGAATTGAAATTGAAGGGGGGTTATCTGAAATTGACGTTGTTGATGTTGCCATGAAAATAAATCGAATACCTCAAAGCCACTTAGCTTTAACTTATGTGGTTAAGGAGTTTAAACTGGTGCTTGGAGAGGTAACGTCACAATTTCATTAA